In Pelagicoccus sp. SDUM812003, the sequence GTCGCGCAGCGCGCCCACGCCCGGCAAGATAAGCCCGCTCGCTTCTCCGACTTGCTCTGGACGAGTCACGATACGCGGCTGGGCGCCGATCTTCAGCAAGGCGTTTTCCACGCTGCGCAGATTTCCCATGCCGTAGTTGATGACAGCAATGTCTTTGCTCATCTCGAAAAGTCTTAGGAGTTAATCAGAGTTCGGGAACGCTCTAAAGCATGCCCTTGGTCGAAGGAAGCCGTCCTTCCATGCGCGGATCGATACGCGAGGCGGCATCGATCGCTCGCGCCATGCACTTGAAGATGCTCTCCACGATGTGGTGCGGCTCTTCGCCATACTCCAACTCGATGTGCAGGTTCGCTCCCAGACTGTTGGAAAAGCCTCGGCAGAATTCCTTGATCAGGATGATGTTGAAATCGCGCACGTAGCTTGTCGGAGCGGACACCTTGTAGGCCAGGTAGGGCCGGTTGCCCAAATCGATGGCCACCCGGGTGAGGCACTCGTCCATGGGCAGGATGAAAAAACCATAGCGCGTGATGCCCGACTTGTCGCCAAGCGCCTTCTTGAAGAGCTCGCCTAAAACGATGCCAACATCCTCCACGGTGTGGTGGTAGTCGACCTCGATGTCTCCGTCCGCCTTCACCGTGAGGTCGAACAGTCCATGGCCCGCGAACAAGGTAAGCATGTGGTCGAAGAAAGGGATGCCAGTCGCGATGTCCGCTCTGCCCTTTCCGTCGACGTTCAGCTCTGCCGCGATACGGGTTTCCTTCGTATTGCGCTCGAGGGATGCTATGCGTTCTTCAGCCATTTCGATATCGTTTCGCTCACGTGGAGCATCTGATCTTCGTCGCCCACACTGATAC encodes:
- the hisB gene encoding imidazoleglycerol-phosphate dehydratase HisB, with translation MAEERIASLERNTKETRIAAELNVDGKGRADIATGIPFFDHMLTLFAGHGLFDLTVKADGDIEVDYHHTVEDVGIVLGELFKKALGDKSGITRYGFFILPMDECLTRVAIDLGNRPYLAYKVSAPTSYVRDFNIILIKEFCRGFSNSLGANLHIELEYGEEPHHIVESIFKCMARAIDAASRIDPRMEGRLPSTKGML